One region of Passer domesticus isolate bPasDom1 chromosome 19, bPasDom1.hap1, whole genome shotgun sequence genomic DNA includes:
- the KIAA0753 gene encoding protein moonraker isoform X1 yields MLPSKTAVSDGAFAFTTQRYGNEAKALQTQLQFNRNVPAVPENLALRFSHPRPIIIEKLKVSSDQRNHVGSEDLSLRSSGMFSVVSEERLKLAVQLAKRDIKQRRLEEQVKQQVFGDVFSTPLWAQKSPPQKTEVFASRENKNTLKSQTHLRCQQRFAQPSQGGSASSDTNVHLCAVKEGKPIPAALDSPPARDTGPDPRQNLNKKTHQNMLEVQRLQKELRSYVQKIEDIIKKGRDRELLDPENEQRLCSRRQQQAARSARMLYVLQQQVKEIQDDLEKLSPHTIKHTKKSRAVSRLAAAHRGAVRTLQAFANQFTDQTDEQIPAHYKELGSLIRQLSLCSAKLEGNSSISEAIIDILLQVEDLNSLLESKQTPKAVKKCISQAKSPRNTEPFPGRKHFLSPKGEKKPLTLKGQHGQESKKPPCARSLLTAVQQTNSCAHILHNKCQEESGPPTSERNATLQGSTDVLVRARAVKKDSVLESGALKKKVVLLPAKPQGMLKSLKSRRAHPPGKHARFQEPTIAFQLKENKRPVKESKMSFVPSKPPPRCASPKRLAKLEAKNSRGVKILTDLCRGEMEKIQKLRSQTLSPPQCADRAGKEIQEWSEPPLDKTQEQVATNADILSEKLLDDLLEDTAQELWSMDQHERLQAEALPVADTHSLESMLQRMEEIERYQEAVRRRVTQIVYSDSQFWAQEDKMELQMASTAEKLTSPHPVQITKLIRHRELETDIIFEEPFDTTDIDENKEADEKLQTGNDIVQPSPLNSLQKAYSVSLSVPSNVLQSILDYNSRYKHHLKLISHEVVGSFNPWQIAESLAEQLTEEALCDVAAELQDVCEDYAEAVFTSEFLQPVQ; encoded by the exons ATGCTACCGAGCAAGACAGCGGTGTCTGATGGTGCGTTTGCATTCACCACCCAGCGATACGGGAATGAAGCTAAAGCTTTACAAACGCAG CTCCAGTTTAATAGAAATGTTCCTGCAGTTCCAGAGAACTTGGCTCTCAGATTCTCTCACCCCCGTCCAATTATAATAGAAAAACTGAAGGTGTCCAGTGATCAGAGAAATCACGTTGGAAGTGAGGACCTCAGCCTGAGAAGCTCTGGGATGTTCTCAGTGGTATCTGAAGAGAGACTTAAATTGGCTGTTCAGCTGGCAAAAAGGGACATCAAACAAAGACGTCTCGAAGAACAAGTGAAGCAGCAGGTATTTGGAGATGTCTTCAGTACACCGTTGTGGGCCCAGAAATCACCACCACAGAAGACTGAAGTATTTGCAAGtcgagaaaataaaaataccctGAAGTCTCAGACTCACTTGAGATGTCAGCAGAGGTTTGCCCAGCCTTCCCAAGGGGGGTCTGCCAGCTCTGACACGAATGTTCATCTCTGTGCAGTTAAGGAAGGAAAGCCAATACCAGCTGCTTTGGACTCTCCTCCCGCTCGCGACACAGGACCAGACCCCAggcaaaatttaaataaaaaaacccatcaaaatATGCTGGAAGTCCAGCGTCTGCAAAAAGAACTGAGGAGCTATGTCCAGAAAATTGAAGATATTATTAAAAAAG GGAGAGATAGAGAACTTCTAGATCCTGAAAACGAGCAGCGGCTTTGCAGTAGGAGACAGCAACAGGCTGCACGGTCAGCTCGGATGCTGTATGTGCTCCAGCAACAG GTAAAAGAAATTCAGGATGATTTAGAGAAACTGAGTCCTCATACAATCAAACATACTAAAAAG tcTCGAGCAGTGTCCAGgttggcagcagcacacagaggaGCTGTACGAACCTTGCAGGCATTTGCCAATCAGTTTACAGATCAAACAGATGAGCAGATTCCTGCCCATTACAAGGAACTGGGCAGTCTCATTCGTCAACTGTCTCTCTGCTCCGCCAAACTAGAAGGGAATTCTTCCATTTCTGAAGCTATCATAGACATTTTGCTGCAAGTTGAG GATCTAAATTCACTGCTGGAAAGCAAGCAAACACCAAAAGCAGtgaagaaatgcatttctcaggcCAAATCTCCAAGGAACACCGAGCCGTTTCCAGGCAGAAAGCACTTTCTGTCtccaaaaggagaaaagaaacctCTCACCTTAAAGGGACAGCATGGACAAGAGTCTAAAAAACCTCCATGTGCCAGGAGTCTTTTGACTG CAGTTCAACAGACAAACAGTTGTGCTCATATATTACACAACAAATGCCAAGAAGAAAGTGGTCCACCTACTTCAGAGAGAAATGCCACTTTGCAAGGAAGCACAGATGTACTGGTGAGAGCTAGAGCTGTAAAAAAGGATTCTGTCCTTGAAAGTGGTGCTTTGAAGAAGAAAGTTGTGTTATTGCCTGCAAAACCACAG GGAATGCTGAAATCCTTAAAATCAAGACGGGCACACCCTCCAGGAAAGCATGCCCGATTTCAAGAGCCAACTATAGCTTTCCAACTAAAAGAGAACAAACGACCTGTTAAGGAGAGCAAAATGTCTTTCGTGCCTTCAAAGCCTCCACCTCGGTGTGCTTCACCCAAGCG ACTAGCAAAGCTTGAAGCAAAAAATTCAAGAGGAGTGAAAATTCTAACTGACCTTTGCAgaggagaaatggaaaaaatacagaagttaAG GTCACAAACTCTTTCTCCACCCCAGtgtgcagacagagctgggaaggagatACAGGAGTGGTCAGAGCCTCCATTAGACAAGACACAG GAGCAGGTTGCAACAAATGCTGATATTCTGAGTGAAAAGCTATTGGATGATCTTTTGGAAGATACTGCTCAGGAACTGTGGAGCATGGATCAGCATGAGAGACTCCAGGCCGAGGCCCTACCTGTGGCTGACACACATAGCCTGGAGTCAATGTTGCAAAGAATGGAAGAAATTGAA AGGTACCAGGAGGCTGTCCGCAGGAGAGTCACCCAGATTGTCTACAGTGACTCCCAGTTCTGGGCCCAGGAAGACAAAATGG AACTACAAATGGCATCAACAGCTGAAAAACTTACATCTCCTCATCCTGTTCAGATAACCAAATTAATCAGACACAGAGAACTTGAAACAGACATTATATTTGAGGAACCTTTTGACACCAC TGATATTGATGAAAATAAAGAAGCAGACGAGAAATTGCAGACTGGAAATGACATTGTGCAGCCCTCGCCTCTGAATTCTCTACAGAAAGCATATtctgtgtctctctctgtgCCAAGCAATGTGCTCCAGAGCATCTTGGATTATAACAGCAGATACAAGCATCATTTAAAGCTTATTTCCCATGAGGTGGTGGGCAGTTTCAATCCATGGCAGATTGCTGAGAG TCTTGCAGAGCAACTGACAGAAGAAGCCCTGTGTGAcgtggcagcagagctgcaggatgtTTGTGAGGACTATGCAGAAGCTGTATTCACGTCAGAGTTTTTGCAGCCGGTGCAGTGA